A genome region from Hymenobacter chitinivorans DSM 11115 includes the following:
- the nusB gene encoding transcription antitermination factor NusB, producing the protein MLNRRTLRIKVMQALYAYHQAVGSDFMLAQDRIADAFAPDLNAPEAQDRKLLKGQQKMAEAIFREWHKGGSGAEVEKIDDKEVNDAVADAISFYQKAKAKDGTFYAGQMVHGAESIHTQYLHLLNLPEALLRVIEEEKQREARRFTPSKETPLDTTRFEENQVIQKLIGNKQLLDLTIRRNAQWTGEDDMEALRKAWRNEIKPDAEFQSYLAAPAGNYAEDQELLKYLYKNFVFKGESLPAYLDEDDQNWEENRSVVKNLVVKTLKMLDEAADENLELMSLSANWVDDKEFAETLYKQTLADDERYEKLIAESVQNWDVERVALTDKILLKMALCEMHLFRGIPVKVTINEYIEISKMYSTPKSKQFVNGILDKLAQDLTASGAIRKSGRGLLDNQ; encoded by the coding sequence ATGCTCAATCGCCGCACGCTCCGCATTAAGGTTATGCAGGCCCTGTACGCTTATCATCAAGCCGTTGGGTCGGATTTTATGCTGGCCCAGGACCGCATTGCGGATGCCTTTGCTCCCGACCTGAATGCCCCCGAAGCCCAGGACCGCAAGCTGCTGAAAGGGCAGCAGAAAATGGCCGAGGCTATTTTCCGGGAGTGGCACAAGGGCGGCTCGGGCGCGGAAGTCGAGAAAATCGACGACAAGGAGGTGAACGACGCCGTAGCCGACGCCATCAGCTTCTACCAGAAAGCCAAGGCCAAGGACGGCACGTTCTACGCCGGGCAGATGGTGCACGGCGCCGAAAGCATCCACACCCAGTACCTGCACCTGCTCAACCTGCCGGAAGCGTTGCTGCGCGTGATTGAGGAAGAAAAGCAGCGCGAAGCCCGCCGCTTTACGCCTTCCAAGGAAACCCCGCTCGATACGACCCGCTTCGAGGAAAACCAGGTGATTCAGAAGCTGATTGGCAACAAGCAGCTACTCGACCTGACCATCCGGCGCAACGCCCAGTGGACCGGCGAAGACGACATGGAGGCCCTGCGCAAAGCCTGGCGCAACGAAATCAAGCCCGACGCCGAGTTCCAGAGCTACCTGGCGGCCCCGGCCGGCAACTACGCCGAAGACCAGGAGCTGCTGAAGTATCTGTATAAGAACTTCGTCTTCAAGGGCGAATCCCTGCCGGCTTACCTCGACGAGGACGACCAGAACTGGGAGGAAAACCGCTCGGTGGTGAAAAACCTGGTGGTCAAGACCCTGAAGATGCTCGACGAAGCCGCCGACGAAAACCTGGAGCTCATGTCGCTGTCGGCCAACTGGGTCGACGACAAGGAGTTTGCCGAGACGCTCTACAAGCAGACCCTGGCCGACGACGAGCGGTACGAGAAGCTCATTGCCGAATCGGTGCAGAACTGGGACGTGGAGCGCGTGGCGTTGACGGATAAGATTCTGCTGAAAATGGCGCTCTGCGAAATGCACCTTTTCCGCGGTATCCCCGTGAAAGTCACCATCAACGAGTATATCGAAATCAGCAAAATGTACAGCACGCCCAAGAGCAAGCAGTTTGTGAACGGTATTCTCGATAAATTGGCCCAGGACTTGACTGCCAGCGGCGCCATCCGCAAGTCGGGCCGGGGTTTGCTCGACAACCAGTAA
- a CDS encoding YtxH domain-containing protein: protein MGSKTTTGILCFAGGALTGAAVGLLFAPEKGRETRSWLSYQLEKYREVLADLTESLVTSRGEVGPTSSAKSEGQRVIQDAKSKAEQLLGDVDQLINQINSRKAV, encoded by the coding sequence ATGGGTAGCAAAACCACTACCGGTATTCTGTGCTTCGCGGGCGGTGCCCTCACCGGGGCCGCTGTTGGACTTCTGTTTGCTCCGGAAAAGGGGCGCGAAACCCGTAGCTGGCTCAGCTACCAGCTCGAAAAGTACCGCGAAGTACTGGCCGACCTCACCGAAAGCCTCGTCACGAGCCGCGGCGAAGTTGGGCCCACGTCCAGCGCCAAGTCGGAAGGCCAGCGCGTAATTCAGGACGCCAAGAGCAAAGCCGAACAGCTGCTCGGCGACGTGGATCAGCTGATCAACCAGATCAACTCGCGCAAAGCCGTTTAA
- a CDS encoding isocitrate/isopropylmalate dehydrogenase family protein: MHTITLIPGDGIGPEITKAVQDIFSAAGAPIQWEEQNAGQTTFDQSGELIPQSLLDSLEKNRVALKGPITTPVGKGFRSINITLRQKYDLYQNVRPAKTTEGIESRYTGVNLVLFRENTEGLYSGLEVYDERLGISDSFNRITVEGSRKICRAAFAYAAKHGRKKVTLAHKANILKMAGKLMLDACKEAATEFPQIVFEDKIIDNMCMQLVNKPEQFDVVVTTNLFGDILSDLCAGLVGGLGVVSGANIGDKMAIFEAVHGSAPDIAGQGKANPTALLRSGLMMLHHLGEHALADRIEKALDETLKHKEECTGDLGGKASTSEFAQSIIGRLA; the protein is encoded by the coding sequence ATGCACACCATCACCCTCATCCCCGGCGACGGCATCGGGCCCGAAATCACGAAGGCAGTTCAGGACATTTTCTCGGCCGCTGGCGCCCCCATTCAGTGGGAAGAGCAGAACGCGGGCCAGACGACCTTCGACCAGTCGGGCGAGCTGATTCCGCAGTCGTTGCTCGACTCGCTGGAGAAAAACCGCGTGGCCCTGAAAGGCCCCATCACGACGCCCGTGGGCAAGGGTTTCCGCAGCATCAACATCACGCTGCGCCAGAAGTACGACCTCTACCAGAACGTGCGCCCGGCCAAAACCACCGAGGGCATTGAGTCGCGCTACACCGGCGTAAACCTGGTGCTGTTCCGCGAAAACACCGAGGGTCTGTACTCGGGCCTGGAAGTGTACGACGAGCGCCTGGGCATTTCCGACTCGTTTAACCGCATCACGGTGGAAGGCTCGCGCAAAATCTGCCGCGCCGCCTTCGCCTACGCCGCCAAGCACGGCCGCAAAAAGGTGACCCTGGCTCACAAGGCCAACATCCTCAAAATGGCCGGCAAGCTCATGCTCGACGCCTGCAAAGAGGCCGCCACCGAGTTTCCGCAAATCGTGTTCGAGGACAAAATCATCGACAACATGTGCATGCAGCTCGTCAACAAGCCCGAGCAGTTCGACGTGGTGGTGACGACCAACCTGTTTGGGGACATCCTTTCCGACCTCTGCGCCGGCCTCGTGGGCGGTCTGGGCGTAGTTTCGGGGGCCAACATTGGCGACAAGATGGCCATCTTCGAAGCCGTGCACGGCTCGGCCCCCGACATTGCCGGCCAAGGCAAGGCCAACCCCACGGCGCTGCTGCGCTCGGGCCTGATGATGCTCCACCACCTGGGTGAGCACGCGCTGGCCGACCGTATCGAAAAGGCCCTGGACGAGACCCTGAAGCATAAAGAGGAGTGCACCGGCGACCTGGGCGGTAAAGCCAGCACCAGCGAGTTTGCCCAGTCGATTATCGGCCGACTGGCGTAA
- a CDS encoding DUF1573 domain-containing protein — MKRTLFSALLLSSALLFGACNNDKPAEVGTEGMNAAATAASDAANPTVDNPNVASETEAPNPNAPVMTFTEKEFNFGDIKPGDVVKHTFEFTNTGKSPLLIENATASCGCTTPNWTKDPIAPGGKGTIEVQFNSQGKAGLQNKEVAVRANTQPNITQIAIRANILPESTNGPVKQ, encoded by the coding sequence ATGAAACGTACCCTGTTCTCTGCTCTGCTGCTTTCCAGCGCCCTCCTGTTTGGGGCCTGCAACAACGACAAGCCCGCCGAAGTGGGCACGGAAGGCATGAATGCCGCTGCTACCGCCGCTTCCGACGCCGCTAACCCCACCGTGGACAACCCCAACGTGGCCAGCGAAACCGAAGCGCCCAACCCCAACGCCCCGGTGATGACCTTCACCGAGAAGGAGTTCAACTTCGGTGACATCAAGCCCGGCGACGTGGTAAAGCACACGTTCGAGTTTACCAACACCGGCAAGTCGCCGCTGCTGATTGAAAACGCTACGGCTTCTTGCGGCTGCACCACCCCCAACTGGACCAAGGACCCCATTGCTCCCGGTGGCAAAGGCACCATTGAAGTGCAGTTTAACAGCCAGGGCAAAGCCGGCTTGCAGAACAAAGAGGTAGCCGTGCGGGCTAATACCCAGCCCAACATCACCCAGATTGCCATTCGCGCCAACATTCTGCCCGAAAGCACCAACGGTCCGGTAAAGCAATAA
- the yajC gene encoding preprotein translocase subunit YajC, producing the protein MLTTLLLQAQTGEGLTSLIFPVLIAVVVYFFMIRPQQRRSSEAKKFRESLVKGAAVVTIGGLHGKVLEVHEESVIIEVDKGVRLKFDRTAIAREVAPKNAPAAAPTTPTDS; encoded by the coding sequence ATGCTGACAACGCTTCTGTTACAAGCCCAAACCGGTGAAGGCCTGACCTCGCTCATATTCCCGGTTCTGATTGCCGTAGTGGTTTACTTTTTCATGATCCGGCCCCAGCAGCGCCGCTCGTCCGAAGCCAAGAAGTTTCGGGAGTCGTTGGTGAAAGGTGCCGCGGTGGTCACCATTGGCGGCCTGCACGGCAAGGTGCTGGAGGTCCACGAGGAGTCGGTTATTATCGAAGTCGACAAGGGCGTGCGGCTCAAGTTCGACCGGACGGCCATTGCCCGGGAAGTAGCGCCCAAGAATGCGCCGGCCGCTGCACCCACCACGCCGACCGATTCGTAA
- a CDS encoding YbbR-like domain-containing protein, translating into MPFVRAYRLARWFTSPFFGQERSYWRAVTACFLAASTFWLLNALNKTYTTRITYPLTWVYDEQRYIPVKPLPTEVAVNVTGRGWKLLRKNLLLDVKPAEVRLRRLPATRFVTGQSLRPALQAAMEGLQFNYVLADTLWVEFDRLVTRRLPLALSPKADGSALPYAAVFTPESVAFHGPARTVNSLASPYPVHLPQAPAGSSEGAIIVPIGGPDLVQAQVQDVKVRLQPRPLISFPMHVVPELRDFPAGQHFTLHPATVQLLVQCFPEDSARLDRTQVRVLLHYGQFHSPDSSLQPVVSQAPTLARGVRILTSLVRVSQR; encoded by the coding sequence ATGCCGTTTGTCCGCGCGTATCGTCTGGCCCGCTGGTTTACCAGCCCGTTTTTCGGGCAGGAGCGGAGCTATTGGCGGGCGGTAACGGCGTGCTTTTTGGCGGCTTCCACGTTCTGGCTGCTCAACGCGCTGAACAAGACCTACACCACGCGCATCACGTACCCGCTCACCTGGGTCTATGATGAGCAGCGCTACATTCCGGTGAAGCCCCTGCCCACGGAAGTAGCCGTAAACGTGACGGGCCGGGGCTGGAAGTTGCTGCGCAAAAACCTGCTGCTCGACGTGAAGCCCGCCGAGGTGCGCCTGCGCCGCTTGCCAGCCACGCGCTTCGTCACGGGCCAGTCGCTGCGGCCGGCCCTGCAGGCGGCTATGGAAGGCTTGCAGTTCAACTACGTGCTGGCCGACACGCTTTGGGTGGAATTTGACCGGCTCGTGACGCGGCGGCTGCCCCTGGCCCTGAGTCCCAAGGCCGATGGGTCGGCGCTGCCGTACGCGGCCGTGTTTACGCCCGAAAGCGTGGCCTTTCACGGGCCGGCCCGCACCGTCAACAGTCTGGCCAGCCCCTATCCGGTGCATTTGCCCCAGGCCCCGGCCGGCAGCAGCGAGGGTGCCATCATCGTGCCCATCGGCGGCCCCGATTTGGTGCAGGCCCAGGTCCAGGACGTGAAAGTGCGCCTGCAGCCCCGCCCCCTGATTTCCTTCCCGATGCACGTGGTGCCCGAGCTGCGCGACTTTCCGGCCGGCCAGCACTTCACCCTGCACCCGGCCACGGTGCAGCTGCTGGTGCAGTGCTTCCCCGAAGACTCGGCCCGCCTCGACCGGACCCAGGTGCGGGTGCTGCTGCACTACGGCCAGTTTCACTCCCCCGATTCCAGCCTGCAGCCCGTCGTATCCCAGGCGCCTACCCTGGCCCGCGGCGTACGAATCCTAACCTCGCTAGTCCGGGTTTCACAGCGGTGA
- the coaE gene encoding dephospho-CoA kinase (Dephospho-CoA kinase (CoaE) performs the final step in coenzyme A biosynthesis.), with product MLRIGITGGIGSGKSVVCRLFAVLGVPVYDADSRAKWVMANDAVLREALVAAFGAEAFEASGQPNRTYLAQVVFKDPEQLTRLNGLVHPRVGLDFEQWAQAQQATGVPYILKEAALLYESGSYKQLDRIITVFAPQAVRQARVLRRDPHRTPDDILAIIGKQMSEEEKLSRADYVLRNDDEHLLIPQVLKLDRQFRQG from the coding sequence ATGCTTCGAATTGGAATAACGGGCGGGATTGGGTCGGGTAAGAGCGTGGTGTGCCGGCTGTTTGCGGTGCTGGGCGTGCCCGTGTACGACGCCGATTCCCGGGCCAAGTGGGTAATGGCCAATGACGCGGTGCTGCGGGAGGCGCTTGTGGCGGCGTTTGGGGCGGAGGCCTTTGAGGCCAGCGGGCAGCCCAACCGGACGTACCTGGCCCAGGTGGTGTTCAAGGACCCCGAGCAGCTGACCCGGCTCAACGGGCTGGTGCACCCGCGCGTGGGCCTCGACTTTGAACAGTGGGCCCAGGCCCAGCAGGCCACCGGGGTGCCCTACATTCTGAAGGAAGCCGCCCTGCTCTACGAATCGGGCTCCTATAAGCAGCTCGACCGGATTATCACCGTATTCGCGCCCCAGGCCGTGCGCCAGGCCCGGGTGCTGCGCCGCGACCCGCACCGTACCCCCGACGACATCCTGGCCATTATCGGTAAGCAGATGAGCGAGGAAGAAAAGCTTAGCCGCGCCGACTACGTCCTGCGCAACGACGACGAGCACCTGCTCATTCCGCAAGTGCTGAAGCTGGACCGGCAGTTTCGGCAAGGGTAA
- a CDS encoding GNAT family N-acetyltransferase, whose amino-acid sequence MPLLEVTDAPRIRQFLDLPRRIYQDQPNYISPLDHEIEAVFDPQKNINFQHGEAIRWILTDNGGEVIGRVAAFINQKTAHTDPTLPTGGLGFFECINDQAAANTLFEAGKSWLAQRGMQAMDGPINFGERDRYWGLLVAGFTEPNYGMFYHPPYYQQLFEAYGFQVYFKQYTCYREVAVPLHEVFHRAVESYAAQPEFSFRHADKSNAEQLARDFHHVYNLAWANHSGVAGMSLEKARSLVKEMKPVADERLLWFAYHNDEPIAFFVSLPELNQIFKHIGARFNLWDKLRFLWQKRKYDQRPDKKMFGVIFGVVPAWQGKKVESALMEHARAEFLRAGYTDCEMNWIGDFNPRMLAVTRSIGARIHKTHVTYRKLFDETRPFERCPIIK is encoded by the coding sequence ATGCCTTTACTCGAAGTAACCGACGCCCCACGCATCCGGCAGTTCCTGGACCTGCCCCGCCGTATCTACCAGGACCAGCCCAACTACATTTCCCCCCTCGACCACGAAATCGAGGCCGTATTCGATCCGCAGAAGAACATCAACTTCCAGCACGGGGAGGCCATCCGCTGGATTCTGACCGACAACGGCGGCGAGGTCATTGGCCGGGTTGCGGCCTTTATTAACCAGAAGACGGCCCACACCGACCCCACCCTGCCCACCGGCGGCCTGGGCTTTTTTGAGTGCATCAACGACCAGGCAGCAGCCAATACACTCTTTGAGGCGGGCAAGAGCTGGCTGGCGCAGCGCGGCATGCAAGCCATGGACGGCCCCATCAACTTCGGGGAGCGGGACCGGTACTGGGGCCTGCTCGTGGCGGGCTTCACCGAGCCCAACTACGGTATGTTCTACCACCCGCCCTACTACCAGCAGCTGTTCGAAGCCTACGGCTTTCAGGTGTATTTCAAGCAGTATACTTGCTACCGCGAAGTGGCCGTGCCCCTGCACGAGGTCTTCCACCGCGCCGTGGAATCCTACGCCGCCCAGCCCGAGTTCAGCTTCCGCCACGCTGATAAAAGCAACGCCGAGCAGCTGGCCCGCGACTTTCACCACGTGTATAACCTAGCCTGGGCCAACCACAGCGGCGTAGCGGGCATGTCGCTGGAAAAGGCCCGCAGCCTGGTCAAGGAAATGAAGCCCGTGGCCGATGAGCGGCTGCTCTGGTTTGCCTATCATAACGACGAGCCCATTGCCTTCTTCGTGAGTTTGCCCGAGCTCAACCAGATTTTCAAGCACATCGGAGCCCGCTTCAACCTCTGGGACAAGCTGCGTTTCCTCTGGCAAAAGCGCAAATACGACCAACGCCCCGATAAAAAGATGTTCGGCGTCATCTTCGGGGTGGTACCGGCCTGGCAGGGCAAAAAGGTGGAATCAGCCCTGATGGAGCACGCCCGTGCGGAATTCTTGCGCGCCGGCTACACCGACTGCGAGATGAACTGGATTGGCGACTTCAACCCTCGCATGCTGGCCGTTACTCGCTCCATTGGGGCCCGCATCCACAAAACCCACGTCACCTACCGCAAGCTCTTCGACGAAACCCGCCCCTTCGAGCGCTGCCCGATTATCAAGTAG
- a CDS encoding TerB family tellurite resistance protein produces MNDTQLLQNYSDQEKAAYLSVIASLASADREASAAEVEFLQQLAHTAGLSGAATQQVLTSAKDSSNESIKQNLDALRGSDLRFSLITDLISFARADGAYSNTEEEMVNKMAAYLGVNQQQTQALESVVDQAAAVPHDPQDPGKQGFLSGVTSKLESVGIPKGALMAGLLGVVAPMVISGVMNRGGQSSGMGGTGGGLGSVLGGSGSMGGLLGGAASSVMGGGSMGGLLGGLLGGGLLGGAMGGGGNTGAYGNYPQQGSHVGSGGLGSLMSILGGLGGQPNSAPRSAGGGGLGGLMGGGMGSLLGGLFGGR; encoded by the coding sequence ATGAACGATACCCAACTCTTGCAAAACTATTCCGACCAGGAAAAGGCCGCGTATCTGAGTGTAATTGCCAGCCTGGCCTCCGCCGACCGCGAAGCTTCGGCGGCGGAAGTAGAATTCCTGCAGCAGCTGGCCCACACCGCTGGCCTCTCCGGCGCTGCTACCCAGCAGGTGCTGACCTCTGCCAAGGACTCGTCCAACGAAAGCATCAAGCAGAACCTGGACGCCCTGCGCGGCAGCGACCTGCGGTTCTCCCTCATCACCGACCTGATTAGCTTCGCCCGCGCCGACGGGGCCTATTCCAACACGGAAGAGGAAATGGTAAATAAAATGGCGGCCTACCTGGGCGTCAACCAACAGCAGACCCAGGCCCTGGAAAGCGTGGTGGACCAGGCTGCGGCCGTACCCCACGACCCCCAGGACCCCGGTAAGCAGGGCTTCCTGAGCGGCGTGACCAGCAAGCTGGAAAGCGTCGGAATTCCAAAAGGTGCCCTAATGGCCGGCTTGCTCGGTGTGGTGGCCCCGATGGTAATTTCGGGCGTCATGAACCGCGGCGGACAGTCGTCGGGTATGGGCGGCACGGGCGGTGGCCTGGGCAGCGTGCTGGGCGGTAGTGGCTCAATGGGCGGCCTGCTCGGCGGCGCGGCCAGCAGCGTCATGGGCGGCGGCTCGATGGGCGGTCTGCTGGGCGGCCTGCTCGGCGGTGGCCTGCTGGGCGGCGCTATGGGCGGCGGTGGCAATACCGGCGCCTACGGCAACTATCCGCAGCAGGGCAGCCACGTGGGCAGCGGCGGCCTGGGCTCCCTGATGTCAATTCTGGGTGGCCTGGGCGGCCAGCCCAACTCGGCCCCGCGCAGTGCCGGCGGTGGCGGCCTGGGCGGCCTGATGGGCGGCGGAATGGGCTCCTTGCTCGGCGGCCTCTTCGGCGGCCGCTAG
- a CDS encoding mechanosensitive ion channel family protein has product MSVTEILNLRFLGNNVGAYLTCVGILLFGYLFKTLLSKLLSRLVFRFIRRKTEGVSETQFQALLIQPVSIVVFLVTVYLAFQVLDYPVHSSELKRNEPWPQVALFRLYQMGIIFGVAWIALRLVDFLVLVFRRRAETNVSRLNDQLIPFAKDLLKVLVLTMAFLVMLSRVFGVNVTALIGGLGIGGLAVAFAAKESLENLIASFTIFLDRPFAVGDLVEVGGVTGTVEKVGFRSTRLRTAEKSYVTVPNKSMIDKPLDNLSLRTARRVTFTLALSHATTSEQLRGIVDDMQQEVQQHPLTLDGAQIKFSALTPAAKEVTVQYFVETTNYDEYLDVKEALNYRLVELVEKHGGTFASTGTTIVQLGSPDRLRGLQSAEQHIV; this is encoded by the coding sequence ATGAGCGTTACCGAAATTCTGAACCTGCGCTTTCTGGGCAACAATGTGGGGGCCTACCTGACCTGCGTGGGTATTCTGCTGTTTGGCTACCTGTTCAAAACGCTGCTCTCCAAGCTGCTGTCCCGACTGGTGTTCCGCTTCATCCGTCGTAAGACCGAGGGCGTGAGCGAGACGCAGTTTCAGGCCCTGCTGATTCAGCCCGTGTCCATCGTGGTGTTTTTGGTCACGGTGTACCTGGCGTTTCAGGTGCTTGATTACCCGGTGCACAGCTCGGAGCTGAAGCGCAATGAGCCCTGGCCCCAGGTGGCCCTGTTTCGGCTCTACCAGATGGGCATTATCTTCGGCGTGGCCTGGATAGCCCTGCGCCTGGTCGACTTTCTGGTGCTGGTGTTCCGGCGCCGGGCCGAAACCAACGTGTCCCGGCTCAACGATCAGCTGATTCCCTTTGCCAAGGACCTGCTCAAGGTGCTGGTGCTGACAATGGCCTTTTTGGTGATGCTCAGCCGGGTGTTTGGCGTCAACGTTACGGCCCTGATTGGGGGCCTGGGCATTGGCGGTCTGGCCGTGGCCTTTGCCGCCAAGGAAAGCCTGGAAAACCTGATTGCCTCCTTCACCATCTTCCTCGACCGACCCTTCGCCGTGGGTGATTTGGTGGAAGTAGGCGGCGTAACGGGTACCGTGGAGAAAGTCGGCTTCCGCAGCACCCGCCTGCGCACGGCCGAGAAAAGCTACGTGACGGTTCCCAACAAGTCCATGATTGACAAGCCTCTAGACAACCTGAGCTTGCGCACCGCCCGGCGCGTCACGTTCACGCTGGCCCTGAGCCACGCCACGACCAGTGAGCAGCTGCGCGGCATCGTGGACGATATGCAGCAGGAAGTGCAGCAGCACCCCCTCACGCTGGACGGGGCGCAGATCAAGTTTTCGGCCCTGACGCCGGCAGCCAAGGAAGTGACGGTGCAGTACTTTGTGGAAACGACGAACTACGACGAATACCTGGACGTGAAGGAAGCCCTGAACTACCGGCTGGTGGAGCTGGTCGAAAAGCACGGCGGCACGTTTGCCAGCACCGGCACGACCATCGTGCAGCTCGGCAGCCCCGACCGGCTGCGCGGCTTGCAGTCAGCGGAGCAGCACATTGTGTAG
- a CDS encoding Glu/Leu/Phe/Val dehydrogenase dimerization domain-containing protein codes for MKDLLAKFENKRPEIVFEWKDSETEAEGWVVINSLRGGAAGGGTRMRKGLDKREVESLAKTMEVKFTVSGPAIGGAKSGINFDPQDPRKRGVLERWYRAVIPLLKNYYGTGGDLNVDEIHDVIPITEDYGLWHPQEGIVNGHYRATEPQKIQKLGQLRQGVIKVIEDAAFTPELSRKYTIADLITGYGVAEAVRHYYELWGGRSVAGKRAIIQGWGNVGAAAAYYLASQGALVTGIIDRAGGLLKPEGFSLAEIRQLFLDRQGNALTANNLLSFEQINAQVWTSGAEIFIPAAASRLVTREQVELMMQHGLEVISCGANVPFADPEIFFGATGEYADQHVSVIPDFIANCGMARVFAYLMETNAEITDQAIFGDTSRIIRRALERTRQQSSDTTGVAQKSFEMALRQLV; via the coding sequence ATGAAAGACCTGCTGGCCAAATTCGAAAATAAACGCCCAGAAATCGTATTTGAGTGGAAAGATTCTGAAACTGAAGCCGAGGGATGGGTCGTCATCAACTCGTTGCGGGGTGGGGCGGCCGGCGGTGGCACCCGCATGCGCAAGGGCCTCGACAAGCGCGAAGTCGAAAGCCTGGCCAAGACGATGGAAGTGAAATTTACCGTGTCGGGGCCGGCCATCGGCGGGGCTAAGTCGGGCATCAACTTCGACCCCCAGGACCCGCGCAAGCGCGGCGTGCTGGAGCGCTGGTACCGGGCCGTCATTCCGCTGCTGAAGAACTACTACGGCACTGGTGGCGACCTGAACGTGGACGAAATCCACGACGTGATTCCAATTACGGAAGACTACGGCCTCTGGCACCCGCAGGAAGGCATTGTGAACGGGCACTACCGGGCCACCGAGCCCCAGAAGATTCAGAAGCTGGGCCAGCTGCGCCAGGGCGTGATTAAGGTTATCGAGGATGCCGCCTTTACGCCCGAGCTGAGCCGCAAATACACCATTGCCGACCTGATTACGGGCTACGGTGTGGCCGAAGCCGTGCGCCACTACTACGAGCTGTGGGGCGGCCGGAGCGTGGCCGGCAAGCGGGCCATTATTCAGGGCTGGGGCAACGTGGGGGCCGCAGCGGCCTATTACCTGGCTTCGCAGGGCGCCCTGGTGACGGGCATCATCGACCGGGCCGGGGGTTTGCTTAAGCCCGAGGGCTTCTCGCTGGCCGAAATCCGCCAGCTGTTCCTCGACCGGCAGGGCAACGCGCTGACGGCCAACAACCTGCTGTCGTTTGAGCAGATCAACGCCCAGGTGTGGACTTCGGGCGCCGAAATCTTTATTCCGGCCGCTGCTTCTCGCCTCGTCACGCGGGAGCAGGTGGAGCTGATGATGCAGCACGGCCTGGAAGTCATCAGCTGCGGGGCCAACGTACCGTTTGCCGACCCCGAAATCTTCTTTGGAGCCACCGGCGAGTACGCCGACCAGCACGTGAGCGTCATTCCCGACTTCATTGCCAACTGCGGCATGGCCCGGGTGTTTGCCTACCTGATGGAAACCAACGCTGAAATCACCGATCAGGCTATTTTCGGCGACACGTCCCGCATTATCCGCCGGGCCCTGGAGCGTACCCGCCAGCAAAGCAGCGACACGACCGGCGTTGCCCAGAAGTCGTTCGAAATGGCTTTGCGCCAGCTCGTGTAG
- a CDS encoding ArsR/SmtB family transcription factor has protein sequence MKPLLSRVESKKVDKAAAMLKVLAHPKRLAIVDLLGKEDKMTVTEIYRSLDLPQAIASQHLITLKDRGILSSFKVGTKIYYSLSIPKLLDVIDSLEDCCDTL, from the coding sequence ATGAAACCATTGCTCTCGCGCGTAGAATCCAAAAAAGTAGACAAGGCCGCAGCCATGCTCAAAGTCCTGGCTCACCCGAAGCGCCTTGCCATTGTCGACTTGCTCGGCAAAGAGGATAAAATGACCGTAACGGAAATATACCGTTCGCTCGATTTACCTCAAGCTATTGCTTCGCAGCACCTTATCACGCTGAAAGACCGCGGTATCTTGTCCTCCTTCAAAGTAGGCACCAAGATCTATTACTCCTTGTCGATTCCCAAACTGCTCGACGTGATTGATTCGCTCGAAGACTGCTGCGACACGCTGTAG